One Coffea arabica cultivar ET-39 chromosome 5e, Coffea Arabica ET-39 HiFi, whole genome shotgun sequence DNA segment encodes these proteins:
- the LOC113722612 gene encoding putative disease resistance protein RGA3, producing the protein MQPILRNKVCSFIPSLCSCLKQVPVRSDIAQKIKKINEQLKLALKETDQFKFITSGGISDSHDFQRIMTTSIIDELEVYGRAADMEKVLDQILSKSSSQGRDGVQIISVVGAGGSGKTTLAQLLFNNDKVKNHFELRNWTCISDPFDQKRVAKAILENAGKSSYEAELDPLIRRIKETFSGKRFLLVLDDVWIEDDSKWKPFKDSLKDGAPGSVILVTTRSHRVATVVGSTDTHDLGMISHSDCWLIMQKITLARKSGDLCKKVERIGQKIAEKCKGLPLAAKTMGSLLRFKDTVQQWQNVLESEIWQLEEAAVDLFPHLYLSYNELSPELKRCFSYCAVFPKDVGINVEELIRLWIAQGYVRPRRRGERLELVGREYFNNLAMRSFFQGLQKYGHEYGECMMHDIVHDFAQFLTKNECHALDGIGRNSSSERPRHLTILGGTEEEMFSSPVVDFGRLRSFFAFSAIGIVVPQNIFCSLKRVRTLTLSHCELAEIPAATGCLIHLRHLDLSSNPFVTLPEAICDLYYLETLDIGFCGKLSCLPERIEGLVHLRHLENVATHELRQIPQGLRKLTSLCSLTRFIVRCNSDDLAILKDLNQLEILGIKIEGEVDFGSAELGKKVNTRDMYLLFSNGTHFIETPSCIETMEPPPNLEKLELDGNPGAQLPSWLVTKSHADNLTRLVIARARNISSLPALWKLSSLEVLVLVEAEKLECLGKEFFGVTKALHENSRDALDTLSDSKSSFSAEVVAFPNLRTLHIRRFQNWTNWEDLSEDDEEVAISIMPCLEKLEISQCTKLETLPHRILGKISSLKNLDIRCCDKLRDRYSDKTGDDWIKISHIPRVDISDKYY; encoded by the coding sequence ATGCAGCCTATACTGCGGAACAAGGTTTGTTCCTTTATCCCATCCCTTTGCTCTTGTCTCAAACAAGTTCCTGTGCGTAGCGATATAGCtcagaaaataaagaaaataaatgaacaGCTAAAATTAGCTTTGAAAGAGACAGATCAATTCAAGTTTATTACAAGTGGGGGGATTTCTGATTCTCATGATTTTCAGCGAATTATGACTACCTCAATCATAGACGAATTAGAGGTCTATGGTCGAGCAGCTGATATGGAGAAGGTTCTTGACCAAATTTTGTCCAAGAGTAGTAGTCAAGGAAGAGATGGGGTTCAAATTATCTCTGTTGTAGGGGCCGGGGGTAGTGGAAAGACCACACTTGCCCAGCTGCTCTTCAATAATGATAAAGTGAAGAACCACTTTGAACTTAGAAATTGGACCTGCATATCAGATCCTTTCGACCAGAAAAGGGTCGCGAAAGCTATCCTTGAGAATGCTGGAAAAAGTTCTTATGAAGCAGAGTTGGATCCGTTGATCCGACGTATAAAAGAAACTTTTTCCGGCAAGAGATTCCTGCTTGTCCTAGATGATGTTTGGATAGAGGACGACTCAAAGTGGAAACCTTTCAAAGACTCTCTTAAGGATGGGGCTCCCGGAAGTGTAATCTTGGTAACGACAAGGAGTCATAGAGTGGCCACAGTGGTGGGATCGACTGATACTCACGACCTAGGCATGATCTCTCACTCTGATTGTTGGTTAATAATGCAAAAGATAACGCTTGCTAGAAAATCAGGAGACTTATGCAAGAAGGTGGAAAGAATTGggcagaaaattgcagaaaagtgCAAGGGGTTGCCACTTGCAGCAAAGACTATGGGAAGCTTGTTACGGTTCAAAGATACCGTACAGCAGTGGCAGAATGTTTTGGAAAGTGAGATATGGCAATTGGAGGAAGCAGCTGTGGACCTTTTCCCTCATTTGTATTTAAGCTATAACGAGTTGTCCCCGGAGCTGAAACGTTGCTTCTCATATTGTGCTGTCTTTCCCAAAGATGTTGGGATAAATGTAGAAGAACTTATTAGGCTGTGGATAGCACAAGGTTATGTTCGCCCAAGACGAAGAGGTGAGCGCTTGGAGCTGGTGGGCCGTGAGTACTTCAACAATTTGGCAATGCGTTCCTTTTTTCAAGGATTACAAAAATATGGTCATGAATATGGCGAGTGCATGATGCATGACATAGTGCATGATTTTgcacaatttctcacaaaaaatGAATGTCATGCACTTGATggaattggaagaaattcatcTAGTGAAAGACCACGTCATCTAACAATTTTGGGAGGCACTGAGGAGGAGATGTTTAGTTCTCCAGTCGTTGATTTTGGAAGGCTCAGGagcttttttgctttttctgcaATTGGAATAGTAGTTCCCCAAAATATATTCTGCAGTTTGAAGCGCGTGAGGACTCTGACTTTAAGTCATTGTGAGCTAGCTGAAATCCCAGCAGCGACCGGATGTCTGATTCATCTTCGGCACTTGGACTTAAGTAGTAATCCTTTCGTGACACTGCCAGAAGCTATATGTGATCTATATTATCTGGAAACTTTGGATATCGGTTTTTGTGGAAAGCTTTCGTGCCTTCCTGAAAGGATTGAAGGCCTTGTACACTTGAGGCACCTTGAGAATGTCGCGACCCATGAATTACGTCAAATTCCACAAGGACTCAGGAAGCTGACGTCACTCTGTAGTTTGACTCGGTTCATTGTCAGGTGCAACTCTGATGATTTGGCAATTCTGAAGGACCTGAACCAGCTTGAAATATTGGGCATTAAAATTGAAGGAGAAGTAGATTTTGGGAGTGCGGAACTTGGCAAGAAAGTCAACACGCGTGACATGTATTTGCTCTTTAGCAATGGGACCCACTTTATAGAAACTCCAAGCTGCATTGAAACCATGGAACCACCTCCAaacttggaaaaacttgagctAGATGGCAATCCAGGAGCCCAGTTACCAAGTTGGCTTGTGACGAAGTCTCACGCCGATAACTTGACAAGGCTAGTTATTGCTAGGGCCCGCAACATCTCATCCTTGCCTGCCTTGTGGAAGCTATCATCCCTAGAAGTGCTTGTGCTCGTGGAAGCGGAAAAGCTAGAATGTTTGGGTAAGGAATTCTTCGGAGTTACAAAAGCACTACATGAGAATAGTCGCGATGCTCTTGATACATTGTCAGACTCCAAGTCATCATTCTCAGCTGAAGTAGTGGCATTTCCAAATTTGAGAACATTACATATTCGCCGCTTCCAAAATTGGACAAATTGGGAAGACTTaagtgaagatgatgaagaagttGCTATCTCTATCATGCCATGTCTGGAGAAGCTAGAAATTAGTCAATGTACAAAGCTCGAGACTCTGCCACATCGCATCCTCGGCAAGATATCATCTCTCAAAAATTTGGATATTCGATGTTGCGACAAGTTGAGGGATCGTTACTCTGACAAAACAGGAGATGACTGGATAAAGATATCACACATTCCTCGAGTTGACATATCTGACAAATATTATTAA